In Doryrhamphus excisus isolate RoL2022-K1 chromosome 7, RoL_Dexc_1.0, whole genome shotgun sequence, one genomic interval encodes:
- the LOC131132281 gene encoding uncharacterized protein LOC131132281, whose protein sequence is MQSSMMGPAVVSVMILRALLCGAQNSSFSLPASTQGEKASDRVASAVPTSSPAASHLPLHLTSAASGTAAPVGMLDRKECLPLLMLAGGLALVCALLLLSTLMLTCKVCQMSRRINMLATRSLSCTPSAAGNKTHLETDGKEIGMLLGLLEGGDTRPRAEREEVQENEEKGEEKQKDAEETAAVDESALPKQQRVEENTSDAPSPHGTEATF, encoded by the exons ATGCAAT CAAGCATGATGGGCCCCGCCGTCGTCAGCGTGATGATCCTCCGAGCGCTGCTGTGCGGAGCTCAGAACAGCTCCTTTAGTTTGCCAGCCTCCACCCAAGGAGAAAAGGCATCTGACCGCGTCGCGTCTGCAGTCCCAACATCCTCGCCTGCCGCCTCTCACCTGCCGCTTCATCTGACCTCTGCTGCCAGCGGCACTGCCGCACCGGTCGGCATGCTGGACAGGAAGGAGTGTCTCCCCCTCTTGATGCTGGCGGGGGGCCTGGCCCTCGTTTGTGCCCTCCTGCTGCTTTCCACTTTGATGCTGACCTGCAAAGTCTGCCAGATGAGCAGACGCATCAACATGCTGGCCACCAGGTCCCTCAGCTGCACCCCATCGGCCGCTGGGAACAAAACTCACTTGGAGACGGACGGCAAAGAGATCGGCATGCTTTTGGGCCTCTTGGAGGGAGGGGACACGAGACCCCGAGCAGAAAGGGAGGAGGTGCAAGAGAATGAAGAAAAGGGAGAAGAGAAGCAGAAGGATGCCGAAGAGACAGCTGCAGTTGATGAGTCAGCGCTTCCAAAGCAGCAAAGAGTGGAGGAAAACACCTCAgatgccccctccccccatgGCACAGAGGCAACATTCTAG